One genomic segment of Vulcanisaeta thermophila includes these proteins:
- the speE gene encoding polyamine aminopropyltransferase yields MSLADMSHEGTWMIEFNTPYSFHVRGIKRVLYSGVTKYQRVAIVEFEDLGKALILDGKTQSSLYDEFVYHESLVHPAMITHPNPRRVLILGGGEGATAREVLRYRSVEEVVMVDIDDEVIRLAKEYLPEMHQGSFDDPRLKLIIDDGRKYLERSNDKFDVVILDLTDPLEGGPSYLLYTVEFYSIVRKRLNEGGLMVTQATSTTYSARTFATIYRTVASVFPVTRAYQVYMHSFDSTWGFVIGSLGPDPASLTPEEVNDRTSSRVKGELRFYDGEVHRALFTLPKHIRRVLEDPSIIPATDQRPTFLPA; encoded by the coding sequence ATGAGCCTCGCAGACATGAGTCACGAGGGTACGTGGATGATAGAATTCAACACACCCTACAGCTTCCACGTGCGTGGGATAAAGAGGGTACTATACAGTGGCGTCACCAAGTACCAGAGGGTTGCTATCGTTGAGTTTGAGGACCTGGGCAAGGCATTGATCCTTGACGGGAAGACCCAAAGCTCACTCTATGATGAGTTTGTCTACCACGAATCCCTGGTGCACCCAGCCATGATAACGCACCCAAACCCAAGGAGGGTACTCATATTGGGCGGTGGTGAGGGGGCCACGGCTAGGGAAGTCCTTAGGTACCGTAGTGTCGAGGAGGTGGTGATGGTGGACATAGATGATGAGGTAATAAGGCTAGCCAAGGAGTACCTCCCAGAAATGCACCAGGGCTCCTTCGACGACCCAAGGCTCAAGTTAATCATTGATGACGGGCGTAAATACCTGGAGAGGAGTAATGATAAATTCGACGTGGTAATCCTAGACCTCACAGACCCACTTGAGGGGGGACCCTCATACCTACTCTACACCGTGGAGTTCTACAGCATCGTAAGGAAGAGGCTAAACGAGGGGGGCTTAATGGTTACCCAGGCAACATCAACCACGTACTCAGCCAGGACCTTCGCCACCATATACAGGACCGTGGCCTCGGTATTCCCAGTGACCAGGGCATACCAGGTTTACATGCACTCCTTTGACTCCACTTGGGGCTTCGTAATCGGTAGCCTGGGCCCCGACCCAGCCTCACTAACGCCTGAGGAAGTTAATGACAGGACTAGCAGTAGGGTTAAGGGCGAGCTTAGGTTCTACGATGGCGAGGTACACAGGGCATTATTCACCCTGCCCAAGCACATCAGGAGGGTACTTGAAGACCCATCAATAATACCGGCAACAGACCAAAGACCCACATTCCTCCCAGCATAA
- a CDS encoding aspartate aminotransferase family protein has product MGKTEELLRELDEYLMTNLYPTHRIVVREARDVYVYDVDGNAYLDFMTVVTTALLGHNPPGLVEAITETAKRLVAGNGYNWYTEELLNAAKAVLSLFPDRNMYNKVHFKLSGSEGNELAIKIARRYTKNTYVMYLMGGYHGRTYLTGTYHGMRRKEYGPLPPGTVIAPFPYPYRCPFGEMKPEECGKVAVETIEYYINYVATKDVCCLITEPIQGVGGIVVPPRDFFENLKKVLDKYGILLIFDEVQTGMGRTGTTWAFEQFNVKPDIVVAAKGMTGGLPASAVVTRKEIASAMQLNDEHSTFGASALIMAAVKATIDYYNMHKEELLSNARRMGEYAMKRLMELYDKHPLIGDVRGMGLMIGIELVKNRRTKEPATKETSDICLNRALKRGVLLVTSGWNGNVIRFAPPLTVKQEHIDKAIDALDKSLGEIEREENIK; this is encoded by the coding sequence ATGGGCAAGACCGAGGAACTACTCAGGGAGTTAGATGAGTACTTAATGACGAACCTATACCCAACCCATAGGATTGTGGTTAGGGAGGCCAGGGATGTATATGTCTATGATGTTGACGGTAATGCTTACCTGGACTTCATGACCGTGGTAACCACCGCACTACTGGGCCACAACCCACCGGGCCTAGTGGAGGCAATAACAGAGACTGCAAAAAGGCTCGTGGCAGGCAATGGCTATAACTGGTACACAGAGGAGTTGTTAAACGCGGCAAAGGCCGTGCTCTCACTATTCCCCGACAGGAACATGTACAATAAGGTCCACTTCAAACTATCGGGTTCGGAGGGTAATGAATTGGCGATTAAGATTGCGAGGAGGTATACTAAGAATACCTATGTGATGTACCTAATGGGTGGTTATCACGGTAGGACGTACCTAACTGGGACGTACCACGGCATGAGGAGGAAGGAGTACGGACCACTACCACCCGGAACCGTAATCGCACCCTTCCCATACCCATACAGGTGCCCCTTCGGCGAAATGAAACCGGAGGAATGCGGTAAGGTTGCCGTGGAAACTATCGAGTACTACATAAACTACGTAGCCACGAAGGACGTGTGCTGCCTAATTACAGAACCTATACAGGGAGTGGGTGGTATAGTCGTGCCGCCTAGGGACTTCTTCGAGAATCTAAAGAAGGTCCTGGATAAATACGGCATACTACTCATATTTGATGAGGTTCAAACGGGCATGGGCAGGACGGGAACCACATGGGCCTTTGAGCAGTTCAACGTCAAACCAGACATCGTAGTGGCCGCCAAGGGGATGACTGGCGGACTGCCAGCATCAGCCGTGGTCACCAGGAAGGAGATAGCCTCAGCCATGCAGTTAAATGATGAGCACAGCACCTTCGGCGCCAGCGCCCTGATAATGGCGGCTGTAAAGGCCACCATTGACTATTACAATATGCACAAGGAGGAGTTACTGAGTAATGCCAGGAGAATGGGTGAGTACGCAATGAAGAGGCTCATGGAGCTTTACGACAAGCACCCACTAATTGGTGATGTGAGGGGTATGGGGCTCATGATTGGGATTGAGCTCGTTAAGAATAGGAGAACCAAGGAGCCAGCCACAAAGGAGACCAGCGACATATGCCTAAACAGGGCCCTAAAGAGGGGCGTATTACTCGTAACCAGTGGTTGGAATGGGAACGTAATTAGGTTCGCACCCCCATTAACCGTTAAGCAGGAACACATTGATAAAGCCATAGACGCACTTGATAAGTCACTGGGGGAGATTGAGAGGGAGGAGAACATTAAGTGA
- a CDS encoding pyruvate ferredoxin oxidoreductase encodes MSVSVLESKRLEAVLKGDEEVEVVGTGTDAMAYALMLADIDVTSAYPIRPYGGVMQTVSKLIADGYLKAEYIVAAHEHDQFEIVKHASAVGARTFVGSSGVGWLLAIEAIVVISTDRYPVVALIGNRALDDPGAYGVEHNDALMVRDVGWLLVWVDTAQEALDTTLIAYRVAEDPRVMLPVGISMDGAFLTHSEHVFKIPPKSKVQKFLPPYDLGNRKLHPSNVISVAPQVNEDWVTEIRKQMDEAMKNARKVIVEAYRDFAKIFGRDYGNPFVEPYMVEDADVIMVGMGTVSRPIKEAVRRLRAKGEKVGFLRIRWFRPFPTEDIIHYLSGAKVVAVVDRDYSFGSPFDGGAVYTEIRSALYEAEHRPLIINFIGGLGGREITYNDAINMFNIALDTARKGKVEQRVIWYGVRE; translated from the coding sequence ATGTCAGTGTCAGTATTGGAATCCAAGAGGTTGGAGGCCGTGCTTAAGGGTGACGAGGAGGTTGAGGTTGTGGGCACGGGCACTGACGCAATGGCCTACGCCCTAATGCTGGCGGATATTGACGTAACCTCAGCATACCCAATAAGGCCGTATGGCGGCGTAATGCAGACCGTGAGTAAGTTAATAGCTGATGGTTACCTAAAGGCCGAGTACATAGTGGCCGCTCACGAGCATGACCAGTTCGAGATCGTTAAGCACGCATCAGCCGTGGGCGCCAGGACATTCGTCGGTAGCAGCGGTGTGGGTTGGTTGTTGGCTATCGAGGCCATCGTGGTAATAAGCACTGACCGTTACCCAGTGGTGGCGTTGATAGGTAATAGGGCCCTTGACGACCCAGGCGCATATGGGGTTGAGCATAACGATGCGTTGATGGTTAGGGATGTGGGATGGCTCCTGGTCTGGGTTGACACGGCTCAGGAGGCCCTGGACACCACGTTGATTGCCTACAGGGTTGCTGAGGATCCGAGGGTCATGCTACCCGTGGGTATCTCCATGGACGGCGCATTCCTAACGCACTCAGAGCACGTGTTCAAGATACCCCCGAAGTCCAAGGTTCAGAAGTTCCTGCCTCCGTACGACCTGGGCAATAGGAAGCTACACCCAAGCAACGTGATCAGCGTGGCACCCCAGGTCAATGAGGACTGGGTTACTGAGATTAGGAAGCAGATGGATGAGGCTATGAAGAATGCCAGGAAGGTTATTGTGGAGGCCTATAGGGACTTCGCTAAGATATTCGGTAGGGACTATGGAAATCCATTCGTGGAGCCGTACATGGTTGAGGATGCTGATGTGATCATGGTGGGCATGGGAACCGTGAGCAGGCCCATTAAGGAGGCCGTGAGGAGGCTCAGGGCTAAGGGCGAGAAGGTTGGCTTCCTGAGGATTAGGTGGTTCAGGCCCTTCCCAACCGAGGACATAATTCACTACCTAAGTGGTGCCAAGGTTGTGGCTGTGGTGGATAGGGACTACTCCTTCGGCTCACCCTTTGATGGTGGTGCCGTGTACACCGAGATTAGGAGCGCCCTTTACGAGGCGGAGCATAGGCCATTGATTATTAACTTCATTGGTGGGCTCGGTGGTAGGGAAATCACGTACAACGATGCTATTAACATGTTCAATATAGCATTGGATACTGCGAGAAAGGGTAAGGTTGAGCAGAGGGTGATATGGTATGGAGTTAGAGAGTGA
- a CDS encoding thiamine pyrophosphate-dependent enzyme → MTVTVRLARTVKDLLQMAQTEYFNAGHRTCQGCESAMVLRWVAKAAGPNTIVIGATGCMYVANTTYYTTAWALPWIHTQLSGTGSAVVGTAAALKALMDKGKLPREKINVIGICGDLGCADAGLSEVSNALTHTKYSFLILMYDNESSANTDIQETTMTPYGALTTFSPSGKQIRIMKYRWKKNMAAMMVVGHPEVRYVATAIATDPIDLYNKVRKALEIGGPTFIHTLDPCPKGWGYDPKYSHEIGKLAVETGIWPLFEIEDGKFRLTSTSARIARGEVKRKPVKEYIRRQTRFKHLTDEDIEYIQRKVDEMWEKWLIPGLIPLTKELPYPETKQ, encoded by the coding sequence ATGACCGTCACAGTAAGACTTGCGAGGACAGTCAAGGACCTACTACAGATGGCACAGACCGAGTACTTCAACGCAGGCCATAGGACTTGCCAAGGCTGCGAATCAGCCATGGTGCTTAGGTGGGTGGCCAAGGCGGCTGGGCCCAACACAATCGTGATTGGGGCCACTGGGTGCATGTATGTAGCCAACACAACCTACTACACAACCGCCTGGGCCTTGCCATGGATCCACACGCAGCTCTCGGGCACGGGCTCCGCTGTCGTGGGTACGGCGGCGGCCCTTAAGGCCTTAATGGATAAGGGTAAGTTGCCCAGGGAGAAGATAAACGTGATAGGGATATGCGGTGATCTTGGGTGTGCGGATGCCGGTCTCTCGGAGGTGTCCAATGCCCTAACGCACACTAAGTATAGCTTCTTAATACTCATGTATGATAATGAGTCGTCGGCTAACACGGATATTCAGGAAACCACAATGACGCCGTACGGAGCATTAACAACCTTCAGCCCCAGTGGTAAGCAGATCAGGATAATGAAGTATAGGTGGAAGAAGAACATGGCTGCTATGATGGTCGTGGGACACCCCGAGGTTAGGTACGTGGCCACTGCGATAGCGACAGACCCAATAGACCTATACAACAAGGTCAGGAAGGCCCTGGAAATTGGTGGACCTACATTTATACACACACTGGATCCATGTCCCAAGGGCTGGGGCTACGACCCCAAGTACAGCCACGAGATTGGTAAGTTAGCAGTTGAGACAGGTATATGGCCATTGTTCGAGATTGAGGATGGTAAGTTCAGGCTTACGAGTACCAGCGCCAGGATAGCCCGTGGCGAGGTTAAGAGGAAGCCCGTTAAGGAGTACATAAGGAGGCAGACCAGGTTTAAGCACCTAACCGATGAGGACATCGAATACATACAGAGAAAGGTTGATGAAATGTGGGAGAAGTGGTTAATACCAGGACTAATACCACTAACGAAGGAATTACCATATCCCGAGACAAAACAATGA
- a CDS encoding 4Fe-4S dicluster-binding protein, whose product MSVSIYTLEIIYRGIHQRHLARNLARGIVYAARMEGNAALSYQRYGDDPERDGVPAKYFVVIAKGAGSSEDVLDAEAARVEPDFVDVSIVLDDTILKGVESWAWQGIQPVHLKLRPNGLLIVVSKKNPEELLRFIPARDSPYKLVVVQGERSIGDFWTFPDDGTVERVLGAIAKVAPDVLSLDGVKRFLQSLDKPDVRVNRAVEAYQALVRLREVKPGEGIPYKYEPPHLPGYKDMMIGGAIPGLKPNQRNPLFTGGTAKHYRPVINFDKCTKCTLCWEYCPDSVFDPTPDGYFNPALAYCKGCGICAEVCPVPDTIIMVDELEFEDGYGKFIDEYRMWKENREGYRKWFESLLPKAQIISARKR is encoded by the coding sequence ATGTCCGTCTCAATATACACACTGGAGATTATCTACAGGGGGATACACCAACGACACCTAGCCAGGAACCTCGCCAGGGGCATCGTATACGCAGCCAGGATGGAGGGTAACGCAGCACTGTCATACCAAAGGTACGGGGATGACCCAGAGAGGGATGGGGTACCCGCTAAGTACTTCGTGGTCATTGCCAAGGGGGCAGGCTCCAGTGAGGACGTGCTTGATGCCGAGGCCGCCAGGGTTGAGCCTGACTTTGTGGATGTCTCGATAGTCCTCGATGACACGATACTGAAGGGCGTGGAGTCCTGGGCGTGGCAGGGCATTCAGCCAGTGCACCTTAAGCTGAGGCCCAATGGCTTATTGATAGTGGTTTCGAAGAAGAACCCTGAGGAGCTGCTTAGGTTCATCCCTGCCAGGGACTCACCATATAAGCTGGTTGTTGTTCAGGGTGAGAGGAGCATTGGTGATTTCTGGACGTTCCCGGATGATGGCACTGTGGAGAGGGTCCTCGGTGCCATAGCCAAGGTCGCACCCGATGTGTTGAGCCTCGATGGTGTTAAGAGGTTCCTGCAAAGTCTTGATAAGCCTGACGTGAGGGTTAATAGGGCCGTGGAGGCTTACCAAGCCCTGGTTAGATTGAGGGAGGTCAAGCCCGGTGAGGGTATCCCATACAAGTACGAACCACCACACCTACCTGGTTATAAGGATATGATGATAGGGGGCGCAATACCTGGATTAAAGCCGAATCAGAGGAACCCATTGTTTACGGGAGGCACTGCTAAGCATTACAGGCCAGTCATTAACTTTGATAAGTGCACTAAGTGCACGCTGTGCTGGGAGTATTGCCCAGACTCTGTATTCGACCCAACACCGGATGGTTACTTCAACCCAGCATTGGCCTACTGTAAGGGTTGTGGTATATGCGCCGAGGTTTGCCCCGTACCTGACACGATAATAATGGTTGATGAGTTGGAGTTTGAGGATGGGTATGGCAAGTTCATTGACGAGTACAGGATGTGGAAGGAGAATAGGGAGGGCTATAGGAAGTGGTTTGAGTCATTATTACCAAAGGCACAAATAATAAGTGCCAGGAAGAGGTGA
- a CDS encoding class I SAM-dependent methyltransferase codes for MGDPRVDGEDSSSSSPSNRVRELYDRAAPLYEKIFLRSSEYYRHLYNELMITFNEYFDNAKIRSRVLDLGSGTGIWSALLRRRGYHVVSFDISFNSLLKCVRVRCDHPVQGDAVKLPFRDGYFDAVLAYGSVFNHIIKAEDAFREASRVLARGGYLIFDFDNLICPDMVFETMLGGVSPRGFIRGLVNGKGHVGYWYADGEAIPFRFFTFKEIKELLGRFGFSIVESRGVHVVSNIIPSRLHQWGGMVIGRFARRLYGFDRLLGSSPIKYVSTTILIVSRKG; via the coding sequence TTGGGAGATCCACGGGTGGATGGTGAGGATAGTTCATCGAGTAGCCCCAGTAACCGTGTACGTGAGCTTTATGATAGGGCTGCCCCTCTGTATGAGAAGATATTCCTGAGGTCCTCTGAGTATTATAGGCATTTATACAATGAATTAATGATAACATTCAACGAGTACTTCGATAATGCAAAGATAAGGAGTAGGGTGCTTGACCTGGGTAGTGGTACTGGAATATGGAGCGCACTGTTGAGAAGGCGTGGGTACCACGTTGTGAGTTTTGACATATCATTCAACTCATTATTAAAGTGCGTGAGAGTAAGGTGTGACCACCCGGTGCAGGGTGATGCTGTGAAGCTTCCCTTCAGGGATGGGTATTTCGATGCTGTGTTGGCTTATGGCAGTGTGTTCAATCACATAATCAAAGCCGAGGACGCGTTTAGGGAGGCCTCCAGGGTGCTTGCCAGGGGTGGTTACTTGATTTTTGACTTTGACAATTTAATATGCCCCGACATGGTCTTTGAGACCATGCTTGGTGGTGTATCACCTAGGGGCTTCATAAGGGGCTTGGTTAATGGTAAGGGTCACGTGGGTTATTGGTATGCCGATGGTGAGGCAATACCATTCAGGTTCTTCACCTTTAAGGAGATTAAGGAATTACTGGGCAGGTTTGGGTTCAGCATTGTTGAGTCACGGGGTGTGCATGTGGTCTCGAATATAATACCTTCCAGGCTTCATCAGTGGGGTGGTATGGTGATTGGTAGGTTTGCCAGGAGGCTCTATGGCTTTGATAGGTTGCTAGGTTCATCACCCATCAAGTACGTATCCACAACAATACTCATCGTTAGTAGGAAGGGGTAG
- a CDS encoding thioredoxin family protein produces MTTEGDRDDELSKILERKARELAKVTSGGGLVELNDEVFDEFVKSHEVAVVDFWAPWCAPCFLLEPIMKSLAAAMPNVAFGRLNTQEFPDVAARFGVMSLPTVIIFKGGEPVDFVVGAVPRKVLENKIRRVLGE; encoded by the coding sequence ATGACCACGGAGGGGGACAGGGATGATGAGTTGAGTAAAATCCTTGAGAGAAAGGCCAGGGAGCTGGCCAAGGTAACCAGTGGGGGTGGTCTTGTTGAGTTGAATGATGAGGTTTTTGATGAGTTCGTGAAGAGTCATGAGGTGGCTGTTGTGGACTTCTGGGCGCCCTGGTGCGCACCATGCTTCCTACTGGAGCCCATTATGAAGTCGCTGGCCGCTGCCATGCCCAACGTGGCCTTTGGTAGGCTTAATACTCAGGAGTTCCCCGATGTGGCCGCTAGGTTTGGTGTTATGAGCCTGCCCACGGTGATTATATTCAAGGGTGGGGAGCCTGTGGACTTCGTAGTGGGTGCGGTGCCCAGGAAGGTACTTGAAAATAAGATTAGGAGGGTTTTAGGGGAGTGA
- the mcm gene encoding minichromosome maintenance protein MCM, whose protein sequence is MTESEEKVVNVDDAIQGFRDFIEGDEKYVDEINNMIIQRRKSLVIDFHDLLLRNKDLADMLIERPQLAIQAASEAVRQAVTERDPELAKSIKNFYARFKRLPETVPIRKLRSEVLGKLIMVEGIVTRQTPPKHYLKKTVFRCSECGFELEIPQPTTSFVQPPRKCPKCGATNSFVLVEERSELIDWQKIIVQEKPEELPPGQLPRNIEAILLDDLVDTVKPGDRVYLVGIMNLDIAQLRKNKPPILSSFMEVNYVEGQQREFVEIEITPEDERRILEIARSPNVRERIIKSIAPSIYGMENIKEAIACLLFGGVPKVYPDGIRVRGDIHILLVGDPGMAKTQLLRFVAKIAPRAVYTTGKGSSAAGLTAAVVREKDTGEFYLEAGALVLADTGVAVIDELDKMDAKDRVAIHEALEQQTVSIAKAGIVATLNARASVLAAANPAFGRYLPNRTVAENVDLPVTLLSRFDLIFIIRDEPSMERDRAIAEHIVTLHAGEVPESFSDIIPPELLRKYIAYARKHIKPVLTPEARERIVQFYVQMRNKSREPGSPIAITARQLEALIRLAEAEARMRLSPVVEAEDADKAIRLFMSYLSSVGIDVESGKIDIDVIMTGKPRSSQERLALVMDILSRLEEANGGKPVRVEDLYKEAEGAGLDRQFVDKALNMLVKSGDVYMPRPGYVKRVVV, encoded by the coding sequence ATGACAGAGAGTGAGGAGAAGGTTGTGAATGTTGATGATGCCATCCAGGGATTCAGGGACTTCATAGAGGGTGATGAGAAGTACGTGGATGAAATTAACAACATGATCATCCAAAGGAGAAAGTCCCTGGTAATCGACTTCCACGACCTACTACTCCGCAACAAGGACCTGGCGGACATGCTAATCGAGAGACCCCAACTAGCCATTCAGGCGGCTTCGGAAGCCGTGAGGCAGGCGGTCACTGAGAGGGATCCCGAACTAGCCAAAAGCATTAAGAACTTCTATGCAAGGTTTAAGCGACTACCTGAGACCGTCCCCATAAGGAAACTGAGGAGTGAGGTTCTGGGTAAGTTGATAATGGTTGAAGGCATAGTCACGAGGCAAACACCCCCAAAGCACTACCTCAAAAAGACCGTGTTCAGATGCAGCGAGTGTGGGTTTGAGCTGGAGATACCACAGCCCACCACAAGCTTCGTTCAACCCCCCAGGAAGTGCCCCAAGTGCGGTGCCACCAACAGCTTCGTGCTTGTTGAGGAGAGGAGCGAATTAATTGACTGGCAGAAAATAATAGTTCAGGAGAAGCCTGAGGAATTGCCACCGGGCCAGTTGCCCAGGAATATAGAGGCAATACTCCTAGACGACCTCGTGGACACTGTGAAGCCGGGGGATAGGGTCTACCTCGTGGGTATCATGAACCTAGACATAGCACAGCTCAGGAAGAATAAACCACCCATACTGAGCTCCTTCATGGAGGTGAACTACGTGGAGGGACAGCAGAGGGAGTTTGTGGAGATAGAGATAACCCCCGAGGATGAGAGGAGAATACTCGAGATAGCCAGGTCACCCAACGTGCGCGAGAGGATCATCAAGTCCATCGCACCATCGATCTATGGAATGGAGAACATAAAGGAGGCCATAGCCTGCCTACTATTCGGTGGTGTTCCTAAGGTTTACCCAGACGGCATTAGGGTGAGGGGCGACATACACATACTACTGGTTGGGGATCCAGGCATGGCTAAGACACAACTGCTAAGGTTCGTGGCCAAGATAGCCCCGAGGGCCGTTTACACCACGGGCAAGGGCTCATCAGCCGCTGGGCTCACGGCAGCCGTGGTTAGGGAGAAGGACACAGGGGAGTTCTACCTAGAGGCTGGCGCCCTAGTCCTTGCTGACACGGGCGTGGCGGTTATTGATGAGTTGGATAAGATGGATGCGAAGGATAGGGTTGCAATTCACGAGGCACTTGAGCAGCAGACAGTATCAATAGCCAAGGCTGGTATCGTGGCCACACTCAATGCCAGGGCCTCGGTGCTTGCCGCCGCAAACCCAGCCTTCGGTAGATACCTACCCAATAGGACGGTTGCGGAGAACGTGGACCTCCCCGTGACGTTACTGTCTAGGTTCGACTTAATATTCATAATTAGGGATGAGCCAAGCATGGAGAGGGACAGGGCCATTGCGGAGCATATAGTGACGCTTCATGCTGGTGAGGTTCCCGAGAGCTTCAGCGATATCATACCGCCTGAGCTTCTTAGGAAGTACATTGCCTATGCACGCAAGCACATAAAGCCTGTGCTCACGCCTGAGGCCAGGGAGAGGATTGTCCAGTTCTATGTGCAAATGAGGAATAAGTCCAGGGAGCCTGGTTCACCAATAGCGATCACGGCTAGGCAGTTGGAGGCCTTGATTAGGCTCGCTGAGGCTGAGGCTAGGATGAGGCTCTCGCCTGTGGTGGAGGCTGAGGATGCCGATAAGGCCATTAGGCTCTTCATGAGTTACCTGAGTAGTGTGGGTATTGATGTGGAGTCGGGCAAGATCGATATTGACGTTATAATGACTGGTAAGCCAAGGTCCTCACAGGAGAGGCTGGCACTGGTAATGGATATCCTGAGTAGGCTTGAGGAGGCTAATGGGGGTAAGCCCGTGAGGGTTGAGGATCTTTATAAGGAGGCCGAGGGCGCAGGCCTTGATAGGCAGTTCGTTGATAAGGCCTTGAACATGCTCGTGAAGTCCGGTGACGTATACATGCCCAGGCCTGGGTATGTGAAGAGGGTCGTTGTTTAG
- a CDS encoding aminotransferase family protein → MQDEVSKTVREHLFGTWRKQRGWEPINVVKAEGVYFYDSTGKRYLDFSSQLVNVNLGFGNENVIKAIKRQLDELQYISPAFATEARARAARALLSIMPEGLTKFFFSTSGTEANEAAVKIARLYKKPAFKIIVRYRSYHGSTLASISMTGDYRRWFAEPHTMHGVVRVPEPYCYRCPLGLKYPECGLACANYVDYVIKNEHNVAAILVEPITGTNGVVVPPKEYLPTLKRIAEENDVLFIADEVMTGWGRVGDWWAVNLWNVKPDILTTAKGASASYVPIGITAVNRKIADYFEDEYFAHGHTFEAHPVSLAAIPAVIDEYRRLNLIEHVRTMGEYLSKRLDELRERHRSIGDVRGVGLFWAIEFVKDSKKTPFGTYEDRFRGNPTPVDKLAAELLNMGLYIFNGPSWFIISPPLIINKEQIDEGIEKLDQAIKKLDEQYLG, encoded by the coding sequence ATGCAGGATGAGGTAAGCAAAACCGTTAGGGAGCACTTATTCGGCACCTGGCGTAAACAAAGGGGTTGGGAACCCATCAACGTGGTTAAAGCCGAGGGCGTTTACTTCTACGACTCCACCGGTAAACGCTACCTGGACTTCTCATCGCAGCTCGTCAACGTCAACCTGGGCTTTGGGAATGAGAATGTCATTAAAGCCATAAAGAGGCAGTTGGATGAGTTACAGTACATATCACCCGCATTCGCGACTGAGGCGAGGGCCAGGGCTGCCAGGGCATTACTCAGTATAATGCCAGAGGGATTAACGAAGTTCTTCTTCTCAACATCAGGCACAGAGGCCAATGAGGCCGCGGTGAAGATAGCGAGGCTTTACAAGAAACCAGCCTTTAAAATAATAGTTAGGTACAGGTCCTACCACGGATCCACACTGGCTTCGATATCCATGACCGGCGATTACAGACGCTGGTTCGCGGAGCCCCACACAATGCATGGCGTTGTCAGGGTTCCAGAACCTTACTGTTACAGGTGTCCCCTGGGCCTCAAGTACCCAGAGTGCGGCCTTGCCTGCGCCAACTATGTGGATTACGTAATTAAGAACGAGCACAATGTGGCCGCAATCCTCGTGGAACCCATAACAGGGACCAATGGTGTCGTGGTCCCACCAAAGGAGTACCTACCAACACTTAAGAGGATTGCTGAGGAGAATGACGTACTATTCATAGCCGACGAAGTCATGACGGGGTGGGGACGCGTTGGTGACTGGTGGGCCGTGAACCTATGGAACGTGAAGCCCGATATACTAACCACCGCGAAGGGCGCCTCTGCGTCCTACGTACCCATAGGCATCACAGCCGTTAACAGGAAAATAGCCGATTACTTCGAAGATGAGTACTTCGCCCACGGACACACCTTCGAGGCCCACCCCGTGTCTTTAGCGGCTATTCCCGCGGTCATTGATGAGTATAGGAGACTCAACCTAATTGAGCATGTCAGGACCATGGGCGAATACTTAAGTAAAAGACTTGATGAACTGAGGGAAAGACATAGGAGCATCGGTGACGTTAGGGGAGTTGGTTTATTCTGGGCCATTGAGTTCGTGAAGGATTCGAAGAAAACACCCTTTGGGACCTACGAGGATAGGTTTAGGGGCAACCCCACACCCGTGGATAAACTAGCCGCTGAATTACTAAACATGGGACTTTACATATTCAATGGACCCTCATGGTTCATCATATCACCCCCACTAATAATAAATAAGGAGCAGATCGACGAGGGCATTGAGAAGCTAGACCAGGCAATTAAAAAGTTAGATGAGCAATACTTAGGCTAA